One genomic region from Myripristis murdjan chromosome 7, fMyrMur1.1, whole genome shotgun sequence encodes:
- the mapre1b gene encoding microtubule-associated protein RP/EB family member 1b, which produces MAVNVYSTSVTSENLSRHDMLAWINEALQINLTKIELLCSGAAYCQFMDMLFPNSVPLKKVKFGAKLEHEFIHNFKLLQASFKKMGVEKIIPVDKLVKGKFQDNFEFVQWFKKFFDANYDGKHYDPVEARQGQDAMPAANPTMSALNKPPKKILNQAPQRAAVAKVAPKMAPGSARRPGMGGADEERAELMHEVDMLRSTIQDMEKERDFYFGKLRNIELICQEKEGEGDPTLQRIIDILYATDEGFVIPDAESEDQEEF; this is translated from the exons ATGGCTGTGAACGTATACTCGACCTCAGTGACCAGCGAGAACTTAAGTCGTCATGACATGCTGGCCTGGATCAATGAAGCACTACAGATAAACCTCACCAAGATAGAACTGCTGTGTTCAG GTGCTGCATACTGCCAATTTATGGACATGCTCTTCCCTAACTCTGTGCCTCTGAAGAAAGTCAAATTCGGTGCCAAGCTGGAGCACGAATTCATCCACAACTTCAAGCTCCTACAGGCCTCCTTCAAAAAGATGGGAGTCGAAAAA ATCATTCCAGTAGACAAGTTGGTGAAGGGAAAGTTCCAGGACAACTTTGAGTTTGTCCAGTGGTTTAAGAAGTTCTTCGACGCCAACTACGATGGAAAGCATTACGACCCTGTGGAGGCGCGGCAGGGCCAGGACGCCATGCCCGCAGCCAACCCTACCATGTCTGCTCTCAACAAGCCCCCCAAGAAGATCCTCAACCAAG CTCCCCAGAGGGCAGCTGTTGCCAAGGTAGCACCCAAGATGGCTCCCGGAAGCGCGAGGAGGCCGGGGATGGGAGGAGCCGACGAGGAGAGGGCAGAGCTTATGCATGAG gTGGACATGCTGAGGTCTACCATTCAGGacatggagaaggagagggacttttattttggcaaGCTGCGGAACATCGAGCTAATCTGccaggagaaggagggagagggcgaCCCCACGCTGCAGAGGATCATCGACATCCTCTACGCCACAGAC GAGGGTTTCGTGATACCAGATGCTGAATCAGAGGACCAGGAGGAGTTTTAA